A region from the Pelobates fuscus isolate aPelFus1 chromosome 3, aPelFus1.pri, whole genome shotgun sequence genome encodes:
- the LOC134602086 gene encoding olfactory receptor 8H1-like, translating into MLLEASPARYNLKNQTNVVEFWIVGFENVQHFKTVLFILFLMIYILTVTANVMIILLVASSRYIRFPMYFFLSHLSFSDLILTTTIVPELLHVIGREGSTIQFYGCFAQFYFFCLSGMSECLLLAVMSYDRYLAICNPLRYSSIMDMKLCVYLVIPPWIFGILLASPHIILLNQLSFCDSNIIHHFFCDLVPLLNLSCSDTSINHIVLMVMSLPFLFLPFIFITITYINITIAILRISTTTGRRKAFSTCSSHLTVVCLYYGTLIINYLVPSNKEYLGLQNLVSVLFTIVTPLLNPISYGLRNEQIRGALIKFILKRTRTMKNKL; encoded by the exons ATGCTTCTGGAGGCTTCCCCCGCAAGG tATAATCTAAAGAACCAAACAAACGTTGTGGAATTCTGGATAGTTGGGTTTGAAAATGTCCAACATTTTAAAACTGTACTCTTTATACTATTTCTGATGATTTACATTTTAACAGTTACTGCAAATGTCATGATTATTTTATTGGTGGCGTCTTCCAGGTATATTCGCTTCCCTATGTACTTCTTCCTCAGTCATTTGTCTTTCAGTGATCTCATCCTCACAACCACTATCGTACCTGAATTGCTCCACGTCATCGGAAGAGAAGGAAGTACCATCCAATTTTATGGGTGCTTTGCCCAGTTTTACTTCTTCTGCTTGTCAGGTATGTCTGAGTGCTTGCTCCTGGCGGTAATGTCCTACGATCGATACTTGGCCATTTGTAACCCATTGCGTTATTCCTCCATTATGGATATGAAGCTTTGTGTTTATCTTGTGATCCCACCGTGGATATTTGGGATACTTTTGGCTTCACCACATATTATATTGTTAAACCAGTTATCATTTTGTGATTCAAACATCATTCATCATTTTTTCTGCGATCTGGTTCCACTTCTTAATCTTTCTTGTTCTGACACATCGATAAATCACATAGTACTCATGGTTATGTCTTTGCcatttttatttcttccattCATTTTTATTACTATAACTTACATAAACATTACTATTGCCATCTTAAGGATTTCCACCACCACCGGGAGACGAAAAGCCTTCTCCACCTGCAGCTCTCACCTGACCGTTGTATGTCTATATTACGGGACACTGATAATTAATTACCTCGTCCCATCTAACAAAGAATATTTGGGGTTGCAAAATCTAGTTTCTGTGCTTTTTACCATAGTAACTCCTTTGCTGAATCCTATTTCGTATGGACTGAGGAATGAACAGATTAGAGGAGcattaataaagtttatcttAAAGAGAACGAGAACAATGAAAAACAAACTGTAG